In Alcaligenes faecalis, the sequence CGTGCATCGGGCATCTTTTGCGGCATGCCGTACTTCTTGGCAGCCAGCGCAGCAAAGTGGGCGAACAGCATGGGGATGTCCTCCTTGCGCTCCCGTAAAGGCGGCAGACGCAAGGTGACCACGTTCAGTCGGTAATACAAATCTGCGCGGAAATTCGCACGCTGAGCAGGGTCGGACAAATCCACCTTGCTGGCGGCAACTACGCGGATGTTCACCGGGTGCTCTTCGTTGGAGCCAAGGGGAGTCACGCAACGGGTTTCCAGCACCCGCAGCAGGCGCACCTGCGCAATCATGGGCATGCTTTCGATTTCATCCAGAAACAGCGTGCCCTGATGCGCATGTTCCACGCTGCCCACGCGTCTGCGCTGCGCGCCAGTGAAAGCCCCGGCTTCATGACCGAACAGCTCGCTTTCAATAATGGTTTCGGGCAAGGCACCGCAGTTCAGCGCCACAAAACGATGCTGGGCTCGAGCGCTCCAGCGGTGCAGCAACATGGCCACCACTTCCTTGCCTGTGCCGGTTTCCCCTTCCACCAGCACGTCCACATCGGACTGAGCCAGATGCCGCAAGGTGCTGCGCAAATTGACCATGACCTCTGAATTGCCCAAGAGCGCCGGGCCTTGGCCGTCCTCGTCCAGTTCCTCACGCAAGGCACGGTTTTGCAGAACCAGACTGCGCTGCATGGCGGCATGACGTATCACCGTCAGCAAGCGTTCGGCCTGATAGGGTTTGGTCAGAAAATCAAAGGCACCATCGTGCATGGCCTGCACGGCCATATCAATATCACCGTGGCCAGTAATCAGCACGACGGGCTGCTCGGGATCACGAGCATGCAAAGCTTGCATCAGCGCCAGACCATCCATGCCCGGCATGCGAATGTCCGTCACCACCACACCGGGATAATCCTTGGGCAAGCGGCTCAGGGCCTCCTGCCCGCTGGCACAGGCCACCACTTTCAGGCCCGCCAGTTCCAGACTTTGCACCACCGCGGCACGCAGGTCCGCATCATCATCGACAAATGCGACTTCCATTCTTATTTCTCTCCCTGGCCCAGCTCGCTATCGGCATTGCGCAGCACGATATGGAACGTGGCACCACCCAGGCGCGAAGGCCCTTCTTCCAAACGGCCACCCAGGGCCGCCACAATATCGTGCGAGATCACCAGCCCCAGGCCCACGCCTTGGCGGCGACTGGAGCTAAAGGGCGTAAACAGGCGCTGGCGGATTTCCGGACTCAGGCCGGGGCCGTTATCGGAAACCACAATGCGCACATGCTGCTGCTCGCTCATCACTTCAATACGAATGCGTCCCTGACGGCTCCCTTCCAGAGCATCAAGTGCATTACGCAGTAAATTCACCAGAACCTGTTCCAGACGTACCGGCAAAGCCCATACACGCACAGATTCGTTCACGCCTTCCAGCTCCAGATCTACACCTTGAGCCCGTGCCCTGTGCTCCAGCAACTGCCAGGCACTATCCACGGCCGAGCGTACGCGTACCGGGCCTTCCTGCTCCTGAGGCTTGCGGGCGTAATGACACAACTGAGAGGTGATGCTGCCGATGCGTTGGGTCAGCATCTGAATACGGGACAGGTTCTGCCGTGCTGTCTCCGTCTGGCCTTGATCCAGCAAACGCAAGGTGTTGTCGGCATAGACTTCAATCGCCGCCACAGGCTGGTTGATCTCGTGGGCCACGCCTGCCGTCACCTGCCCCAGAAAGGACAGTTTCTCGGCCTGCTCCAATTGCTCACGCAGATCACGTGCACGCGAACGGGCTTCTTGCAGGGCCTGCATCTCCTGCTCAAGACGACGACGCGCCACCTGCAACTGGGCGGTGCGGGACTCCACCGCTTCCTCCAGCGCATCGCGCAAGAGCTCCTGCCGCGCCTGCGCTTCCCGGCGCTGTTGGCTGCGTTGCAGCGCCAGAGCCGTCAACACCAGTGCCGCGCATAGCAGTCCCATCACCATCAGGCGGGATTGAAAAGCCTGCGTCTGCAAAGCGGCATCCATAGGAGCCATCGCGTGCAAAGTCCAGTCACTGCCTACTACCGGCTGCTGCACATGCAAGAAGCGTTCCTGCCCCAGTGTCCAGAAAGAGGCCCGCTCGCCTGAATCCGACATGCTCAAACCCACCGGCTCCAAGGGCTCGTCCCCAAACTGCTGGCTGGCCCGCAGCTTTGCCAATTGCTCCGGCGCGGCTTGATCCAGACTATGCAAACGCCAGCCCGGCTCCCCGCTTAGCAAAATCACGCCATTGGGATCGCTGACAAACATGCGATCACCATAGCCTTCCCACTCTTGCTCCAGCAGATCAAACACCAGCTTGATCACGACAACACCAACGGGCTTGCCATCCTGATCCTGCACCATGCGGGAGATATACAGACCCGCCTTGCCGCTGGAAGTCCCCAAGGCAAAGTATTCAGCGTGCCCTTGCTCCAGGGCTTTGGTGAAGTAAGGGCGGAAGCCGTAATGATTGCCTACAAAGCTGTCGGGCTCCTGCCAATTACTGGACACGAGCGTCTGCGAATGGATATCCAGCAAATACAGCACGGGAGCGCCCGTATCTTCGGCCAATTGCTCGAACTTGCGGTTCAAGGCCTCGGCATCGCCATAGGCGGGGTTGCCCATCAGGTATTGGCGCAGCGCCTCGTCCTGCGCCAGCGCAAAGGACAGGGTGCGGAATTTGTCGCGAATCGTCCTGATCCAGCCTGCATTACCGCGCATCAATGAATCAAGCCGCTGCTCGCTTTGTGTCAGCAGGCGAGCCGTACCCAAATCGGCCGAGCGCCAAAAGGCAAATAGCCCCAGCACCACGGCCAAGCCCAGCAGCAGCAACCATTCGAGCCTGAAGCGACGCTGCATGCTCGAAGAAACCGAAATGGAGTTCATGAAACCTGTGCGAAATATCGCCAAAAAATAGTAATCCCTGTGCGGATTTTCGCACACATATACAGATAGCGGGGAAGTCTCCAGCCCGCAAGCCGCTTATTTACTGGTTTTCTGCCTGCGAGCAGATTGGCACGGATGTTGCTTTAGTCATGAGCTTATGGGCCGGGACAAGGATTCCGGCGAGCTTAAACCGCCTGCCCACACACAATTCCAAGCGGGCCACCAGCTGACTGCCAAGTCGGCTGCATCAAGTCACGGAGACGACATCATGATGGATATAAGCACAGGAGACCGTTCGGTACCGCAGATCGTCAAAATCAAGTGGTATCGGATTTTGTATGTCCAGGTCATCATCGCCATCACTATCGGGATTTTGCTGGGCCACTTTTACCCCTCGCTGGGCGAGAGCATGAAGCCCCTGGGCGATGCCTTCATCAAGCTGGTCAAGATGATTATTGCGCCCGTCATTTTCCTGACGGTAGCCACCGGCATTGCCGCCATGACGGACCTGCAAAAAGTGGGCCGTGTGGTGGGCAAGGCCATGATTTACTTTCTGACCTTCTCCACGCTGGCCCTGATTGTGGGTTTGGTGGTCAGCAATATCGTGCAGCCCGGCCATGGCATGCACATTGATCCCAACACCCTGGACCCCAGTTCTATCCAGGGCTACGTGCAGCAAGCCCATGACAGCACGCTGACGGGCTTTTTGATGAACATCATCCCTTCCACCCTGATCAGCCCCTTTACCGGCGGCGACATCCTGCAGGTGCTGTTTGTGGCCGTGCTGTTTGGTATTGCCCTGGCTGCTGTGGGCGATCACGGCAAGCCGGTGCTGAAACTGCTGCAAGCCTTGATGACGCCTGTGTTCAAGCTGGTGGCCATTCTGATGAAAGCCGCCCCCATCGGGGCCTTTGGTGCCATCTCCTTCACCATTGGTAAATACGGGATTGAATCCGTATCCAGCCTGGCGCTGCTGGTAGTGACTTTCTACGTCACCTCCGTGCTCTTTGTGCTGATCATTCTGGGTGCCGTGGCCCGCTACAACGGCTTTTCCATCACCAAGCTGATCCGCTACATCCGTGAAGAACTGCTGCTGGTGCTGGGCACCAGCTCCTCGGAAGCGGCTTTGCCTACCCTGATGCAGAAGATGGAACGTGCCGGGTGTGCCAAGTCGGTTGTGGGCCTGGTTGTGCCTACGGGCTATTCCTTCAATCTGGACGGCACCAATATCTACATGACCATGGCAGCCCTGTTCATTGCTCAGGCTTGTGATATCCCACTGACCTTGCAGCAGCAGATTCTGCTATTGCTGGTTGCAATGCTCAGCTCCAAAGGGGCAGCAGGCGTGACGGGTGCCGGTTTCATTACCCTGGCAGCCACCCTGTCTGTAGTGCCTTCGGTGCCTATTGCCGGTATGACCTTGATCCTGGGTATTGACCGCTTCATGTCCGAATGCCGTGCGCTGACCAATCTGGTGGGCAATGCGGTTGCCACCATTGTGGTTGCCCGTTGGGAAGGCGAACTGGATGCCGATCAGCTCAACAGCGCCATGAATGGCGAGCTGCCACCACTGGATACCAGCGTCACCTTGCATCAACGTGGTGAAGTGGGGATTCCCGCACAAGAGGCCAGCGAGCCGCGCGCTACCGTTACGGCCTGATCCAGACACTTAAACAGAAAGGCCGGTTTTCAATTGAAAACCGGCCTTTTTCTTGTCTGCGCGTTCTTGCCTGGCTGCTCCTGCCCACCCGTTTTCCCCAGTCAGCTTTAGCAGTTCCAATTTGTCTGCTCCAGCTTGTTTTTCCCTTGCCATGTCTCCCTGCCCGCCTGACACAGGCCATTCACGACTCAATAAAGTCTTGAGCCAATAATCCAGGAGCCATCACAAGCTCAAACAGGCATTGAGTTGAACAGCTAATCACTCAGGCAGAAGGAAACTGCACAATCTCGCTTTCCGGCGTCCAGGCAGGATATTTATCCATGATGCTCAGGAACAAAGGGCTGGCCTGAAAGTTCAACAACCAGGTCGATAGCGCCGTCCAAGGCTGCGCATCAAACCAGGCCCTGTCCACTTGTGCGAATTGCCGCACAAAGGGGGCAATCGCCAAATCTGCCAGACAAGGGCGCTGGCCCATCAAGTAGCCTTGCTGTGCGATGCGGGCATTCAGACCCATTAATAATTCACTGGCTTGTGCTCTATGCAGGGCCAAGAAGCTGGCTGCATCCGTGAACTGTTCATCCTCGGTATGACGGTCTGGGTACTTATAGCAATCCAGATTCTTTTTGAAAGGACCGTCGTTGGCTGCAATCAGGGCCAGCATCTGCTCGGCATCGCCCTGCTCGGGCTGCAAATACTGCTTGGGATCTTGAATCGCCAAAGCCCAGCGCATGATGTCCAGGCTTTCATCAATGACCTTGCCATCGGGCAAGACCAGCACAGGGACGGTGGCTTTGGGAGAGGCCAGACGCAGGGCCTCGGGTTTGTCGCGCAGAACCACCTCGCGCAATTGGCAGCTTACGCCGCTGGCAGCTATAGCCAGCCGTGCCCGCATGGCATAGGGGCAGCGACGAAAGGAGTACAAAATGGGCAAATCAGATAAGGACATGCTCGATACCGTTAAAAAGCCGCAGTCGCGGACTTAAAGCGCTGGCGTTTATACAAAGCGCCCTTCTGCTAGAGAAGGGCGGACTATAAACGACGCAGCGCCAGAATCAAGCTAGTAGAGGTAACACAGCTGCCCAATCAGGGCTAGGCATCCTTGCCTTGCTGGGCCAGCAAGCGTTGCTCTTCCGCCTTGCGACGGGCAGCTTCGCGGCGCTCGGTCAGCTCGTCCATGCTGACGCCAATGTGACGCTCTTCACGCTCGCGCGCCAAGGCCACTTGCTTTTGGCGCTCACGGAAACGCTCGACTTGCTCGGGGGAGCTGTGACCGTGGCAGTAAGGGCAGCTGACGCCTTCCTCGAACTGGGGCGAAGCTTTTTCTTCTTCGCTGATCGGCATGCGGCAAGCACGGCAGAAATCGTAATCGCCCGGTTCCAGACCGTGGCGCACCGATACGCGCTCGTCAAACACAAAGCAGTCGCCGTCCCACAAGCTTTCTTCAGCCGGAATCTCTTCCAGGTATTTCAGAATGCCACCTTGCAGGTGATAGACCTCATCAAAACCCTGGGAGCGCATGAAGGCCGTGGATTTTTCACAGCGAATACCGCCGGTGCAGAACATGGCCACGCGCGGCTTGCCGTGCAAGACGCCGCCTTCCTTGGACTGCTCGGCCACCCACTGTGGAAACTCGGTAAAGCTTTGAGTCTTGGGATTGATGGCACGGTTGAAGGTGCCAATACCCACTTCGTAATCGTTGCGAGTATCCACCACCACCACATCCGGATCGCTGATCAGGGCATTCCAGTCTTCGGGGGCAACGTACTCGCCCACCATCTCGGCGGTTTTCAGATCCGGCACGCCCAGGGTGACGATCTCTTTTTTCAGCTTCACCTTGAGGCGGTAGAACGGAGCCTTGTCGGCGTAGGATTCTTTATGCACCAGGCCAGCAATACGCGCATCCGCATTCAGATACGCCAAGACGGCACGGATACCCTCCTGAGGGCCAGCAATGGTGCCGTTAATCCCTTCGCGGGCCAGCAACAGCGTGCCTTTGACCTCGTGCTGTTCACAAAAAGCAAACAAGGGGTCGCGCATTTGGGCGAAATCGGGCAATTCCACGAACTTATATAAAGCCGCGATCAGGTAGGTAGACATAGGTAAACGAATTCTCTGGATAGAAGCGGTGGCGCAGCCCGCAGGCGGTAGGACAGCGTAGGCCGTCGTACACTATACGCGACTGATACCCCTTGGGCCTTTGACGCCTGTCAAAAAAATAGGGCGAGCCGGGGATTCAACTTTAAAATCATAACGCTAAAGCCGTCAGGCCGCATCTGGCCCCGGTCCCTGTTTTACTTTGCACGAGAGCTATGGATTCCGTAACACAAGCAGTCCTCGGTGCCAGCATCTGCGGCTCCCTACTGGGACGGCAGTATGGCCGCAAGGCGGTCCTGTCCGGTGCCATCATCGCCACCCTGCCCGATCTGGATGTCTTCATTCAATATGGAGACCCGATTACCTCCATGGTCAGCCATCGGGGTTTCTCGCACTCTTTATTTGTGCTGAGCGCGGCAGGCATCCTGGTCACCATTTTGTGGCGACTGCTGTTTCCGCAGGCACGCGCCTCTGCAGGGCGGCTGGGGCTGGCTGTCTGGCTGGCCCTGATTACCCACCCCCTGCTCGATGCCTTTACCAGTTACGGAACGCAACTGCTGTGGCCGCTGGCTGCGACCCCGGCAACCTGGTCCAGCATCTTCATTATTGACCCGCTCTATACCGTGCCCTTGCTGATCGCCACGATCATAGGATTGATACGTGGGCCGGTACCCACAACGATACGGGCCTGCAACTGGGCCTTGCTCTTGAGCAGCCTGTATCTGGCGGCCTCGGTCGGTGCCAAGTTCTGGGCTGAGCGACAGGCGACCGAACAGCTCAGGCAAGAGCAGGTGGAAATCGCGCGGGTTTACTCCGCCGCTCAACCCATGAACATCCTGCTCTGGCGTGTACTGGTGCGCGACACGCAAGACCGGGAATGCGAAGTCATTGTGGGCCTGCTAGACCGTTTACGTGCCCCCAAGGGGCATCAATATGAGTCCCTTTGCCTGCCCGTCCATAGCGACTACACCCAGCTGTTCCCGCCCTTGACGCAACTGGAACAACTGCGCTGGTTCTCGGACGATTGGCTGCGCTACGACATCATTGACGACCTGTTGGTAGTCAGTGACATACGCATGAGCCTGGGCCCTGGCCAATACAGTTTCCGCTTTGTCGTAGCCGAACGCATTGCCGACGACACCTGGCTGCCAGTGATTCCGTATCGTTGGGCCAGTGGTCACAATATGGCTTTGCTAAAGCCCGTTCTACGTCGTATTTGGGAGCCGATTCCGCCGCTGCCGCTGCAAGAATGGGCCAAGCGCATTAACGCCGGTGTGCCTATTCCTCGGGCAAGCCCAGACTTCCAGGACCTGGATTAAGCAGGGCCAAAAACCAAGGGGGCGACCGGCCTGTATGGGTGGGTATAGCAGACTTTTGCTAGCCTGCCCGGCAGCATGTGGCACGCTCTCCTGAAACATACCGACCTAGCTTGATACAAAATACGAAGTGGTGAGCTTATAAAATTACGTCCTACCCGATAGAGGTTTTAACGTATTGCCAACGCATCAAGAGCATCACCACTTTCATCATGAATTTAAAAAAAATATCTGTTTTCGCCACGCTGGGTCTTTGCATCGCTATTGCGGGCTGCAACAGCGAAGAAGCTACAGAAGCCTCACCTAAAGCGGTCTCATCCGAGCAAGGCTTTATCCAGAAATACAATGCCTATGTTGAAGTTGCCAATAACTTGCATACGCCTTTCTACCGTGAGCTTTCCGATTATCAAACTGTCTACGAGCCTGCCGTGCTTGCAGGAAAGAAGCTTGATAACTATTCGGTAGTCTCACTGGTGAGCATCAAAAACACGCAGGAAAAACTGAAGACCGCCTTGGCACTGGACGCTGCGATGCCGGAAATAGATGGGCCTGCAAAACAGTTTGACGACTCCTTGAGCAAGTTTGCACCGCTCAATTCCGAATTGAGCAACTATGCCGAATCGAAAGAGTTTCTGACGGATGACGGCAAAAAGGCAGCCGACAATAACGCGGCATTCGTCAGCGCCCTGACAGAAGTCGTGCAGGCAGAGGCTGCATTTCTCCAAGGCATTCAGAAACAGGATGAAATAAACATCCAGACCTCTTTCGATAAAGCTCCTAAGGACTCCGTAGAGCATTACCGTCTGGGAGTGGTCCTGTTCAGCAAGCAGGCCATGAACAAGGTCGATGCCATTTTCGAGCAGCAGGGAGCGAAAGAGACCATCCCCCCCTTCCAGGAAAGTCTTGACCAGGCAGCTGCGATGATCAGCAACTGGGATAAAAAATTCAAGGAAGAAACGCCGCAAGGATGCCCCAGAATCATGTCGAAAATGAATGAGTTCCTGGCCCAGGGCAGAAGCGTCATCCAGCATGCCTCTGAAGGCAATTATGTACCTCAGCAAGGCTCGATCAGCTGGCAGATCAATAACCCAATAAAAAATGACGCCAGCAGCTTGCAATTGAAATTCAATGCAATGATCGGAGCACTTAACTATCCACGGTGCTAATGGCCTGCAGAGACTGAGCTTGAAGCCGTAAACCTGGCGTCAGGCTCTAGTCTCAACTCAGGCAGTCAAGCCTATTCCGGCCGGCACGCTTTGTCTTGAAGCGACCTACACAATAAGCCCCCACGCTGCGCCTTTGGCTTGCTGCCCCCCGAGGGGGAGCTATTTGCCGGGGGCGCCGAGCTTTGGGGCGGCCCGGCGACAAAAAAAACCCTGGACGGTATCGTCCAGGGTTTAAATTTACCCACTACGGTCACTACAAAATGACACCCGGTGCTCTGTCAAACCCGAGGATCACAAACCTTACTTCAGCATCCCTTCAACACGCTGGCGCAAGGCCGGGTCCTGCTGAATAGCCAGACTGATACCGTTGTAGTCCGCCAGATCCATGCCATTGGCACTGACCACGC encodes:
- a CDS encoding metal-dependent hydrolase, coding for MDSVTQAVLGASICGSLLGRQYGRKAVLSGAIIATLPDLDVFIQYGDPITSMVSHRGFSHSLFVLSAAGILVTILWRLLFPQARASAGRLGLAVWLALITHPLLDAFTSYGTQLLWPLAATPATWSSIFIIDPLYTVPLLIATIIGLIRGPVPTTIRACNWALLLSSLYLAASVGAKFWAERQATEQLRQEQVEIARVYSAAQPMNILLWRVLVRDTQDRECEVIVGLLDRLRAPKGHQYESLCLPVHSDYTQLFPPLTQLEQLRWFSDDWLRYDIIDDLLVVSDIRMSLGPGQYSFRFVVAERIADDTWLPVIPYRWASGHNMALLKPVLRRIWEPIPPLPLQEWAKRINAGVPIPRASPDFQDLD
- a CDS encoding sensor histidine kinase; protein product: MNSISVSSSMQRRFRLEWLLLLGLAVVLGLFAFWRSADLGTARLLTQSEQRLDSLMRGNAGWIRTIRDKFRTLSFALAQDEALRQYLMGNPAYGDAEALNRKFEQLAEDTGAPVLYLLDIHSQTLVSSNWQEPDSFVGNHYGFRPYFTKALEQGHAEYFALGTSSGKAGLYISRMVQDQDGKPVGVVVIKLVFDLLEQEWEGYGDRMFVSDPNGVILLSGEPGWRLHSLDQAAPEQLAKLRASQQFGDEPLEPVGLSMSDSGERASFWTLGQERFLHVQQPVVGSDWTLHAMAPMDAALQTQAFQSRLMVMGLLCAALVLTALALQRSQQRREAQARQELLRDALEEAVESRTAQLQVARRRLEQEMQALQEARSRARDLREQLEQAEKLSFLGQVTAGVAHEINQPVAAIEVYADNTLRLLDQGQTETARQNLSRIQMLTQRIGSITSQLCHYARKPQEQEGPVRVRSAVDSAWQLLEHRARAQGVDLELEGVNESVRVWALPVRLEQVLVNLLRNALDALEGSRQGRIRIEVMSEQQHVRIVVSDNGPGLSPEIRQRLFTPFSSSRRQGVGLGLVISHDIVAALGGRLEEGPSRLGGATFHIVLRNADSELGQGEK
- a CDS encoding sigma-54-dependent transcriptional regulator, translated to MEVAFVDDDADLRAAVVQSLELAGLKVVACASGQEALSRLPKDYPGVVVTDIRMPGMDGLALMQALHARDPEQPVVLITGHGDIDMAVQAMHDGAFDFLTKPYQAERLLTVIRHAAMQRSLVLQNRALREELDEDGQGPALLGNSEVMVNLRSTLRHLAQSDVDVLVEGETGTGKEVVAMLLHRWSARAQHRFVALNCGALPETIIESELFGHEAGAFTGAQRRRVGSVEHAHQGTLFLDEIESMPMIAQVRLLRVLETRCVTPLGSNEEHPVNIRVVAASKVDLSDPAQRANFRADLYYRLNVVTLRLPPLRERKEDIPMLFAHFAALAAKKYGMPQKMPDARSLAYMQSHHWPGNVRELAHFAQREVLGVQHPDIKELESEDLSLPARMEQFESQQIRQALARHRGDIKATLQDLRIPRKTFYDKLQRHGILRSDFVEEGAQGD
- a CDS encoding rhodanese-related sulfurtransferase, whose amino-acid sequence is MSTYLIAALYKFVELPDFAQMRDPLFAFCEQHEVKGTLLLAREGINGTIAGPQEGIRAVLAYLNADARIAGLVHKESYADKAPFYRLKVKLKKEIVTLGVPDLKTAEMVGEYVAPEDWNALISDPDVVVVDTRNDYEVGIGTFNRAINPKTQSFTEFPQWVAEQSKEGGVLHGKPRVAMFCTGGIRCEKSTAFMRSQGFDEVYHLQGGILKYLEEIPAEESLWDGDCFVFDERVSVRHGLEPGDYDFCRACRMPISEEEKASPQFEEGVSCPYCHGHSSPEQVERFRERQKQVALAREREERHIGVSMDELTERREAARRKAEEQRLLAQQGKDA
- a CDS encoding glutathione S-transferase; this translates as MSLSDLPILYSFRRCPYAMRARLAIAASGVSCQLREVVLRDKPEALRLASPKATVPVLVLPDGKVIDESLDIMRWALAIQDPKQYLQPEQGDAEQMLALIAANDGPFKKNLDCYKYPDRHTEDEQFTDAASFLALHRAQASELLMGLNARIAQQGYLMGQRPCLADLAIAPFVRQFAQVDRAWFDAQPWTALSTWLLNFQASPLFLSIMDKYPAWTPESEIVQFPSA
- a CDS encoding dicarboxylate/amino acid:cation symporter — encoded protein: MMDISTGDRSVPQIVKIKWYRILYVQVIIAITIGILLGHFYPSLGESMKPLGDAFIKLVKMIIAPVIFLTVATGIAAMTDLQKVGRVVGKAMIYFLTFSTLALIVGLVVSNIVQPGHGMHIDPNTLDPSSIQGYVQQAHDSTLTGFLMNIIPSTLISPFTGGDILQVLFVAVLFGIALAAVGDHGKPVLKLLQALMTPVFKLVAILMKAAPIGAFGAISFTIGKYGIESVSSLALLVVTFYVTSVLFVLIILGAVARYNGFSITKLIRYIREELLLVLGTSSSEAALPTLMQKMERAGCAKSVVGLVVPTGYSFNLDGTNIYMTMAALFIAQACDIPLTLQQQILLLLVAMLSSKGAAGVTGAGFITLAATLSVVPSVPIAGMTLILGIDRFMSECRALTNLVGNAVATIVVARWEGELDADQLNSAMNGELPPLDTSVTLHQRGEVGIPAQEASEPRATVTA
- a CDS encoding DUF3829 domain-containing protein; amino-acid sequence: MNLKKISVFATLGLCIAIAGCNSEEATEASPKAVSSEQGFIQKYNAYVEVANNLHTPFYRELSDYQTVYEPAVLAGKKLDNYSVVSLVSIKNTQEKLKTALALDAAMPEIDGPAKQFDDSLSKFAPLNSELSNYAESKEFLTDDGKKAADNNAAFVSALTEVVQAEAAFLQGIQKQDEINIQTSFDKAPKDSVEHYRLGVVLFSKQAMNKVDAIFEQQGAKETIPPFQESLDQAAAMISNWDKKFKEETPQGCPRIMSKMNEFLAQGRSVIQHASEGNYVPQQGSISWQINNPIKNDASSLQLKFNAMIGALNYPRC